The following are encoded in a window of Gramella sp. MT6 genomic DNA:
- a CDS encoding MFS transporter, translating into MKQLPKGSKKLIHAWAFYDWANSVYSLVISSAIFPIFYGALTIVKDSDGNKLNDTVRFLGLDFNNDSLISYVTAAAFLVVSFLSPFLSGIADYIGNKKNFLKFFCNLGAISCIGLFWFDLDSLWFGLLCYFLALIGFWSSLVFYNSYLPDIAFPEQQDKASAKGFSLGYIGSVILLVLCLIMILKFEWFGFEDEGLPTRLSFVLTGIWWIGFSQYTYYYLPKGNKKATLTRHVLLNGFRELNGIWKSIKHNKSLKRYLLAFFVYSMAVQTIMLIATYFGIEELEWGDQDPTTGLIVSILLIQLVAVAGATLTSRLAIKYGDIRILIFINLIWISICGYAYFITTPLQFYVAAASVGLVMGGIQSLSRSTYSKMLPENALDTASYFSFYDVSEKIGIVIGMSLYGLVAQHTGSVRNAILFLVVFFIAGVILLMRVPKRIVKA; encoded by the coding sequence ATGAAGCAACTACCAAAAGGAAGTAAAAAGCTTATTCATGCCTGGGCTTTTTATGATTGGGCCAACTCTGTCTATAGTCTGGTTATCTCTTCGGCGATATTTCCAATTTTTTATGGGGCTCTTACAATCGTTAAAGACAGTGATGGGAATAAATTAAACGATACCGTGAGATTTCTGGGGTTAGATTTCAATAATGACTCCCTTATAAGTTATGTAACCGCTGCAGCGTTTCTGGTGGTTAGTTTCCTGAGCCCTTTCTTATCTGGCATTGCAGATTATATTGGTAACAAAAAGAATTTTTTAAAGTTCTTTTGTAATCTCGGTGCTATTTCCTGTATCGGGTTATTCTGGTTCGATCTTGATTCCCTTTGGTTTGGTTTATTGTGTTATTTCCTCGCTCTTATAGGGTTTTGGTCCAGCCTAGTTTTCTATAATTCCTACTTACCAGATATAGCTTTCCCTGAACAACAGGATAAAGCCAGTGCTAAGGGATTTTCTCTGGGGTACATTGGTAGTGTTATTCTCCTGGTTCTTTGCCTTATAATGATACTGAAATTCGAGTGGTTCGGCTTTGAAGATGAAGGCCTGCCTACAAGGTTGTCTTTTGTGCTTACAGGAATCTGGTGGATAGGCTTCAGTCAGTATACCTATTACTATCTACCTAAAGGAAATAAGAAAGCAACATTAACACGTCATGTATTATTAAATGGTTTCAGGGAATTGAATGGGATCTGGAAATCCATAAAACATAATAAATCTCTGAAACGATATTTACTAGCATTTTTCGTGTATAGCATGGCCGTGCAAACCATTATGCTCATCGCGACTTATTTCGGGATCGAGGAACTTGAATGGGGAGATCAGGACCCTACAACCGGGTTAATTGTAAGTATATTATTGATCCAGCTGGTAGCTGTGGCAGGCGCCACTTTAACTTCCAGGCTGGCAATAAAATATGGTGACATTAGGATTCTTATTTTTATAAACCTAATCTGGATCTCTATTTGTGGGTATGCATATTTCATTACCACTCCCTTACAATTCTATGTTGCGGCAGCTTCGGTTGGCCTTGTAATGGGGGGTATACAGTCCCTTTCAAGATCTACCTATTCTAAGATGCTACCAGAGAATGCCCTGGATACCGCAAGTTATTTCAGTTTTTATGATGTATCTGAAAAAATTGGAATTGTAATAGGGATGTCTTTGTATGGTTTAGTGGCTCAGCATACTGGAAGCGTTAGAAATGCGATCCTCTTCCTGGTTGTCTTTTTTATAGCAGGGGTAATTCTTCTTATGCGAGTGCCAAAGCGAATAGTTAAAGCATAA
- a CDS encoding head GIN domain-containing protein yields MKKVFLLFGICLLSLSCVNAQWNGKKVKGNGDMVTDTRSTDSYDEIKLVGSMNVRLVAGNEGNIKVEAESNLQEYIVTEVNNGTLKISTEDGYNLSPKKEILITVPFEELDNISVTGSGDIWTQDVIKGDALQLQVTGSGDMKLELAVKNVEGKITGSGDVKLKGSSQNFECMVTGSGDFDAYELTAENVEARVSGSGDIMVYASNSLKASVSGSGDIVYKGNPEKEDFNTHGSGSISSH; encoded by the coding sequence ATGAAAAAAGTATTTTTATTATTCGGTATTTGTCTCTTATCATTATCCTGTGTTAATGCTCAATGGAATGGTAAAAAAGTAAAAGGAAACGGAGATATGGTGACCGATACAAGGTCTACAGATTCTTATGACGAAATTAAGCTTGTAGGCTCAATGAATGTAAGACTGGTAGCCGGTAATGAAGGCAACATAAAGGTTGAAGCGGAAAGCAACCTACAGGAATACATAGTTACAGAAGTAAATAATGGAACTCTGAAAATTTCCACCGAGGATGGTTATAATCTTTCTCCAAAGAAAGAAATCCTTATTACTGTGCCTTTTGAAGAGCTTGATAATATTTCTGTAACAGGTTCGGGAGATATCTGGACTCAGGATGTTATCAAAGGTGATGCTCTTCAGCTCCAGGTGACCGGTTCAGGAGATATGAAATTAGAACTGGCCGTAAAAAACGTTGAAGGGAAAATTACCGGATCTGGAGATGTAAAACTTAAAGGTAGTAGTCAGAATTTTGAATGTATGGTCACAGGAAGTGGTGATTTTGATGCCTATGAATTAACGGCTGAAAATGTAGAAGCCAGGGTTTCCGGTTCTGGAGATATTATGGTCTATGCCTCGAATTCCCTGAAAGCTTCAGTTTCTGGGTCTGGAGATATAGTTTACAAAGGAAATCCGGAAAAAGAGGATTTCAACACCCATGGATCAGGAAGTATTTCTTCCCATTAA
- a CDS encoding DUF4097 domain-containing protein has product MKTILSSILFLVVLAPGLPHLESFEGKDYTEVTELTGKHTKEKKIKKEFKVSASSNLNIDNSYGNIDITTWDQNRVVIEVTIKTNGNDEEVVMKKLEEINVEFNQNSSGVSVKTHFSKNEKSWWKQIFDGSNNVNMEVNYVVRAPEGNNLGISNDYGGIYIDKTTGNTNINCDYGKLDLGELRGNSNAFTFDYTRNSKIDYVTNATINADYSDYEIMEAEHLIITADYSKSKIGKASKVEFNCDYGNVEIDKVKVLIGNGDYLTTRINRIFTSADINLDYGSLSIEKVIKGAKNINIDTDYAGVNLGYDREMNFNFDVNTSYGSISGLDGLNVKKKENKNTGNSASGNYGSGSGAQVNISTSYGSVKFNKN; this is encoded by the coding sequence ATGAAAACAATATTATCTAGTATCTTATTCTTAGTAGTGCTGGCCCCTGGCCTTCCTCATTTAGAATCTTTTGAAGGAAAGGACTATACAGAGGTCACTGAACTTACAGGCAAGCACACCAAGGAAAAAAAGATCAAAAAGGAATTCAAGGTGAGTGCCAGTTCAAATCTGAATATCGACAACAGTTACGGAAATATCGATATTACTACCTGGGACCAGAACCGTGTTGTAATCGAGGTAACCATAAAAACCAACGGAAACGACGAAGAAGTGGTCATGAAGAAACTTGAAGAAATCAATGTTGAATTTAACCAGAATTCTTCGGGAGTTTCCGTTAAAACCCATTTTTCTAAAAATGAAAAATCATGGTGGAAACAGATTTTTGACGGTTCAAACAATGTGAATATGGAGGTAAACTATGTGGTTAGAGCACCTGAAGGAAATAACCTTGGTATCAGCAATGACTATGGAGGAATCTATATAGATAAAACTACGGGAAATACCAACATCAATTGTGACTACGGAAAACTGGATCTTGGGGAGTTACGAGGAAACTCCAATGCCTTTACTTTTGACTATACACGTAACAGTAAGATAGACTACGTTACCAATGCGACCATAAATGCAGATTATTCAGATTATGAGATCATGGAGGCAGAGCACCTGATTATTACGGCAGATTACTCTAAATCTAAAATTGGAAAAGCATCTAAGGTGGAATTCAATTGCGATTACGGGAATGTTGAAATTGATAAGGTAAAAGTGCTTATTGGAAATGGCGATTACCTTACCACCAGGATCAACAGGATCTTTACCTCTGCAGATATAAATCTGGATTATGGATCGCTATCTATAGAAAAAGTGATCAAAGGAGCTAAAAACATAAATATCGATACAGACTATGCCGGTGTCAACCTAGGATACGATAGGGAAATGAATTTCAATTTTGACGTGAACACTTCCTATGGTTCTATTAGTGGATTAGACGGGCTAAATGTAAAGAAGAAAGAAAATAAAAATACCGGTAATTCTGCCTCTGGAAACTACGGTTCAGGAAGCGGAGCTCAGGTAAATATCAGTACCAGTTACGGTAGTGTAAAATTCAATAAAAATTAA
- a CDS encoding DUF4179 domain-containing protein — MKNNDFDSLFEDLNFDIEEPHTGHKERFFKKLDNRFEAPKKKGKVRSLWGPVMGIAASFLLAFFLLGEFVIPNSTANNSDLASISPEMKQTQEFYTSVIRKELNALNAEKSPETEAIINDALIQMEKLEKNYESLKEDLVKSGKDNRVIYAMIQNFQQRIDLLNNVLTQIENIKKLKNQNHENNII; from the coding sequence ATGAAAAATAATGACTTTGACAGCCTTTTTGAGGACCTGAACTTCGATATCGAAGAGCCACATACCGGCCATAAAGAACGCTTTTTTAAAAAGTTGGATAATCGATTTGAGGCTCCTAAGAAGAAAGGTAAAGTACGCAGTTTATGGGGTCCGGTCATGGGAATCGCGGCTAGCTTTCTATTAGCTTTTTTCCTTCTCGGAGAATTTGTGATACCTAACAGCACTGCTAATAATTCAGACCTGGCCAGTATCTCTCCTGAAATGAAACAGACCCAGGAGTTTTATACCAGTGTCATCAGGAAGGAATTAAATGCTTTGAACGCTGAAAAGTCTCCTGAAACCGAAGCCATTATTAATGATGCCCTTATACAAATGGAAAAACTGGAGAAAAATTACGAGAGCCTGAAAGAAGATCTTGTAAAGAGCGGTAAGGATAACAGGGTTATCTATGCCATGATCCAGAATTTCCAGCAAAGAATAGATCTTTTAAACAACGTTTTGACCCAAATTGAAAACATAAAAAAACTAAAGAACCAGAATCATGAAAACAATATTATCTAG
- a CDS encoding RNA polymerase sigma factor: protein MTPTITHIKDLVERCRLGDQRAQMEIYDRYYKAMYNTAYRITGHSAEAEDIMQEAFLSAFTKIDSFKETSTFGAWLKRIVVNESITAYNKIAKLGEVSYNDELKNEADSGGVALDDDDKNNKKVRLILNKIKSLKENYRLGLTLHLIEGYDYEEICEIMNISYANCRTMISRAKESLRKKLEDHEK, encoded by the coding sequence TTGACACCAACCATCACACATATTAAAGACCTGGTAGAGCGTTGTCGTCTAGGCGACCAGCGCGCTCAAATGGAAATTTATGATCGTTACTACAAAGCGATGTATAACACCGCTTATCGTATAACTGGTCATTCGGCGGAAGCTGAAGATATTATGCAGGAAGCTTTTTTAAGTGCCTTCACTAAGATCGACAGTTTTAAGGAAACTTCCACCTTCGGGGCCTGGTTAAAGCGAATTGTAGTGAACGAAAGCATCACTGCATATAACAAAATCGCTAAACTGGGAGAAGTTAGCTACAATGATGAGTTAAAAAATGAAGCGGATAGTGGTGGTGTTGCTTTGGATGACGATGATAAAAACAATAAAAAAGTTCGTTTGATCCTGAATAAGATCAAGTCTCTTAAAGAGAATTACAGGCTTGGTTTGACTTTGCATCTTATTGAAGGATACGACTATGAAGAAATCTGTGAAATAATGAATATTTCTTATGCCAATTGCCGAACGATGATTTCCAGGGCAAAAGAAAGCTTAAGAAAAAAATTAGAGGATCATGAAAAATAA
- the lon gene encoding endopeptidase La: MAKTKFGNIDSLSLQGIDEDAELIPLMTPEDEEEINKENLPETLPILPLRNTVLFPGVVIPITAGRDASIKLINEANNGSKIIGVVSQKDEEVENPTTKDINKVGVVARILRVLKMPDGNTTVIIQGKKRFQITEVVTEQPYMNATITEVPDNRPEKDNAEFSAIIDSIKDLALQIIKGSPNIPSEASFAIKNIESDSFLINFVSSNMNLTVEEKQKLLEMNDLKERALATLKHMNTENQKLELKNDIQSKVQSDMSQQQREYFLHQQMKTIQEELGGVSHEGEIVEMRERAKDKKWGEAVQEHFEKELAKMQRMNPQVAEYSIQRNYLDLFLDLPWNEFSKDKFDLKRAKRILDRDHYGLDDVKKRIIEYLAVLKLRNDMKSPILCLYGPPGVGKTSLGKSVAEALGREYVRISLGGLRDEAEIRGHRKTYIGAMPGRIIQSLKKAGTSNPVFVLDEIDKLSIGNAGDPSSALLEVLDPEQNSEFHDNFLEMGFDLSKVMFIATCNSLSTIQPALRDRMEIINVTGYTIEEKVQIAKRHLLPKQLKEHGLNTDHLKIGKKQLEKIVEGYTRESGVRALEKQIAKVVRYAAKNIAMEEEYNVKVTDEDTIEILGSPRMERDKYENNDVAGVVTGLAWTSVGGDILFIESILSKGKGNLNITGNLGKVMKESATIAMEYIKSNAAELGLDPGVFEKYNVHIHVPEGATPKDGPSAGITMLTSLVSLFTQKKVKKSIAMTGEITLRGKVLPVGGIKEKILAAKRARIKEIILCEDNKRDIEEIKEEYVKGLTFHYVKEMSEVIDIALTDEKVKNAKKL; encoded by the coding sequence ATGGCGAAAACAAAGTTTGGTAATATTGACAGTTTGTCACTGCAGGGTATTGATGAAGATGCAGAATTAATCCCTCTAATGACACCTGAAGATGAAGAGGAAATAAATAAAGAAAACCTGCCCGAAACACTACCAATACTTCCACTTAGGAATACCGTATTGTTTCCGGGGGTGGTGATCCCTATCACCGCGGGACGTGATGCTTCTATTAAGCTAATAAACGAAGCCAACAATGGTAGTAAGATCATTGGAGTTGTTTCTCAAAAGGATGAGGAAGTAGAGAATCCTACCACAAAGGACATTAATAAAGTGGGGGTTGTGGCAAGGATCTTAAGGGTTCTGAAAATGCCCGATGGGAACACTACCGTGATCATTCAGGGTAAAAAACGTTTTCAGATCACCGAAGTGGTAACAGAGCAGCCGTATATGAATGCTACCATCACTGAGGTTCCAGACAACAGACCTGAGAAAGATAATGCGGAGTTTTCTGCGATCATAGACTCTATTAAAGATCTCGCACTGCAGATCATTAAGGGAAGTCCTAATATCCCTTCGGAAGCGTCTTTCGCGATCAAGAATATCGAGAGTGATTCATTCCTGATCAATTTCGTTTCTTCTAACATGAACCTTACAGTGGAGGAGAAGCAGAAATTGTTGGAAATGAACGATCTTAAAGAGCGCGCACTTGCAACCCTGAAGCATATGAATACAGAGAACCAGAAACTGGAACTCAAGAATGATATTCAGAGCAAGGTGCAGAGCGATATGAGCCAGCAACAGCGTGAGTATTTCCTTCATCAGCAAATGAAGACCATCCAGGAAGAGCTTGGTGGGGTTTCTCATGAAGGCGAGATCGTTGAGATGCGTGAGCGCGCAAAAGATAAAAAATGGGGTGAAGCTGTACAGGAGCATTTTGAAAAAGAACTTGCCAAGATGCAGCGAATGAATCCCCAGGTGGCGGAGTATTCTATACAAAGAAATTACCTGGACCTCTTCTTGGATCTTCCATGGAACGAGTTCAGTAAAGATAAATTCGATCTAAAAAGAGCTAAGCGAATTTTAGATCGTGATCACTACGGTCTGGATGATGTTAAGAAAAGGATCATAGAGTATCTGGCGGTTCTTAAGCTTAGAAATGATATGAAATCACCGATCCTTTGTTTATATGGACCTCCGGGAGTTGGTAAAACTTCTCTTGGGAAATCTGTAGCTGAAGCATTAGGAAGGGAATATGTGAGAATTTCGCTTGGTGGTCTTCGCGACGAAGCAGAGATCAGAGGTCACAGAAAGACATATATTGGAGCAATGCCGGGTAGGATCATTCAGAGTTTGAAAAAAGCCGGTACCAGTAATCCTGTTTTCGTTCTTGATGAGATCGATAAATTAAGCATTGGTAATGCCGGGGATCCATCTTCAGCATTATTGGAAGTGCTGGATCCTGAACAGAATTCAGAATTCCATGATAACTTCCTGGAAATGGGATTCGACCTTTCCAAGGTGATGTTTATCGCTACCTGTAACTCTTTGAGTACCATTCAGCCTGCATTGAGAGATCGTATGGAGATCATTAATGTGACCGGGTATACGATCGAAGAGAAAGTACAGATCGCAAAAAGGCATTTATTGCCAAAACAACTTAAGGAACATGGTCTTAATACAGATCATCTTAAGATCGGTAAAAAACAACTTGAAAAGATCGTTGAGGGGTATACCCGTGAATCTGGTGTGAGAGCATTGGAGAAACAGATCGCAAAAGTTGTAAGATATGCGGCTAAGAATATCGCGATGGAGGAGGAGTATAATGTAAAAGTTACCGATGAAGATACCATCGAGATCCTGGGTAGCCCGAGAATGGAAAGGGATAAATATGAGAATAATGATGTTGCCGGGGTAGTTACAGGTCTTGCGTGGACCAGCGTAGGAGGCGATATACTTTTTATTGAATCGATCCTTTCAAAAGGTAAGGGTAATCTAAATATTACAGGTAACCTGGGGAAAGTAATGAAGGAGTCGGCTACGATCGCGATGGAATACATAAAATCTAATGCGGCCGAGCTTGGCCTGGATCCGGGAGTATTCGAAAAATATAATGTACATATTCACGTGCCTGAAGGTGCAACTCCTAAAGACGGTCCAAGTGCGGGTATTACCATGCTTACTTCGCTGGTATCGCTTTTCACTCAGAAGAAGGTGAAGAAAAGTATCGCCATGACCGGGGAGATCACTTTAAGAGGTAAAGTACTTCCTGTTGGAGGAATCAAGGAAAAAATCCTTGCCGCGAAAAGAGCAAGGATCAAAGAGATCATTCTTTGCGAAGATAACAAGCGTGATATAGAAGAGATCAAAGAAGAGTACGTTAAGGGCTTAACTTTTCATTATGTGAAGGAGATGAGCGAAGTAATAGATATTGCTTTGACCGACGAAAAGGTTAAGAACGCTAAGAAGTTATAA
- the cmk gene encoding (d)CMP kinase translates to MEKKITIAIDGFSSTGKSTVAKRLAKELGYIYVDTGAMYRAVTLYMMRKVFVSKGNFDKEAIIRHLPFVSLKFEFNDDLGHGEIYLNEENVEKEIRYMEVSEQVSKVSAIPEVRKKLVEQQQEMGKNKGVVMDGRDIGTVVFPDAELKIFMTASTETRAQRRYDELKERGDEVEFDDVLKNVKDRDFMDSTRDDSPLIMADDAIEFDNSKLGLEEQFDKILKIAKDKITEVNS, encoded by the coding sequence ATGGAAAAAAAGATTACGATTGCGATAGATGGATTTTCTTCAACCGGTAAAAGCACAGTTGCTAAGCGCCTTGCCAAAGAGCTGGGATATATTTACGTAGATACCGGGGCAATGTACAGGGCGGTGACTCTTTATATGATGAGAAAAGTCTTCGTGTCTAAGGGTAATTTTGATAAGGAAGCTATTATAAGACATTTACCATTTGTTAGTTTAAAATTTGAATTCAATGATGACTTGGGCCATGGAGAAATTTATCTGAATGAGGAAAATGTAGAGAAGGAGATAAGGTATATGGAAGTTTCTGAGCAGGTAAGTAAGGTTTCAGCCATACCTGAGGTTAGAAAGAAACTTGTTGAGCAGCAACAGGAAATGGGTAAAAACAAAGGAGTAGTAATGGATGGTCGTGATATAGGTACCGTTGTTTTTCCCGATGCAGAACTTAAAATTTTCATGACCGCTTCTACAGAGACCAGAGCCCAGAGAAGATATGATGAATTGAAGGAAAGGGGAGATGAGGTAGAATTCGATGATGTTTTAAAAAATGTAAAGGACAGGGATTTTATGGACTCCACTAGGGATGATTCTCCATTGATCATGGCAGACGATGCCATAGAATTTGATAATTCAAAGCTAGGCTTAGAAGAACAATTTGATAAGATTCTAAAGATCGCAAAAGATAAAATTACTGAGGTAAATTCTTAG
- the rpsA gene encoding 30S ribosomal protein S1, with amino-acid sequence MAEENKNKETQDLEVQEVAGIANDSQPEAEVQHTNPEKFLEEFNWHNYEEGIDPIDDEKLEEFEKLVEENFVDTLDDEVVTGKVINITDRDAIIDINAKSEGVISLNEFRYNPDLKEGDDVEVLIDVREDATGQLILSHRKARVIKAWERVNKAHDESLVVNGFIKCRTKGGMIVDVFGIEAFLPGSQIDVKPIRDYDAYVGKNMEFKVVKINHEFKNVVVSHKALIEADIEEQKKEIIGQLEKGQVLEGTVKNITSYGVFVDLGGVDGLVHITDLSWSRINHPNEIVELDQKLNVVILDFDESKSRIQLGLKQLSQHPWDALSEDLKVGDNVKGKVVVIADYGAFIEVAEGVEGLIHVSEMSWSTHLRSAQDFVNVGDEVEAQILTLDRDDRKMSLGIKQLTQDPWTDITSKYPVGSKHKGIVRNFTNFGVFVELEEGIDGLIYISDLSWTKKIKHPSEFTNVGDELEVVVLELDVEGRKLSLGHKQIEDNPWDKYEKDFGVGTKHTAEITEIVDKGATIDFNEDITAFVPQRHLEKEDGSKLKKGEEAEFQIIEFNKEFKRVVASHMVIHKEEEQKIVKQAAKKSAAQNKDNTTTIGDVNADLQALKDKMEGKG; translated from the coding sequence ATGGCTGAAGAAAACAAAAACAAAGAAACTCAGGACCTTGAAGTACAGGAAGTAGCGGGAATCGCCAACGATTCTCAACCTGAAGCTGAAGTTCAGCACACAAATCCTGAAAAATTCCTAGAAGAATTCAACTGGCACAATTACGAAGAAGGAATCGATCCTATCGACGATGAGAAGCTAGAAGAATTTGAAAAGCTGGTTGAAGAAAATTTCGTTGACACTTTAGATGATGAAGTTGTAACAGGAAAAGTAATTAATATTACAGATCGTGATGCAATTATCGATATTAACGCGAAGAGTGAAGGGGTTATTTCTCTTAACGAATTCCGTTACAATCCAGATCTTAAAGAAGGAGATGATGTTGAGGTATTAATCGATGTTCGTGAAGACGCAACTGGACAGCTTATTCTTTCTCACCGTAAGGCGAGAGTGATCAAAGCTTGGGAGCGTGTGAACAAAGCTCACGATGAGAGCCTAGTAGTAAACGGGTTTATTAAATGCCGTACTAAAGGAGGTATGATCGTGGACGTATTTGGTATCGAAGCTTTCTTACCAGGTTCACAAATTGATGTGAAGCCAATTAGAGATTACGATGCTTACGTAGGTAAGAACATGGAATTCAAAGTTGTTAAGATCAACCATGAATTTAAGAACGTTGTAGTTTCTCACAAAGCTCTTATCGAAGCAGATATCGAAGAGCAGAAGAAAGAAATAATCGGTCAGCTTGAAAAAGGTCAGGTACTTGAAGGTACTGTTAAGAACATTACTTCTTACGGTGTATTCGTTGACCTTGGAGGTGTTGACGGACTTGTACACATTACAGATCTTAGCTGGTCTAGAATCAACCATCCAAATGAGATTGTTGAACTTGATCAGAAACTTAACGTAGTAATCCTTGACTTTGATGAGTCTAAGTCTAGAATTCAGTTAGGTCTTAAGCAACTTAGCCAGCACCCATGGGATGCACTAAGTGAAGATCTTAAAGTTGGTGACAATGTAAAAGGTAAAGTAGTTGTGATCGCAGATTACGGTGCATTTATCGAAGTTGCTGAAGGTGTTGAAGGTCTTATCCACGTTTCTGAAATGTCTTGGAGCACGCACTTGCGTTCAGCTCAGGATTTCGTAAATGTTGGAGATGAGGTAGAAGCACAGATCCTTACTTTAGATAGAGATGACAGAAAAATGTCTCTTGGTATCAAGCAATTGACTCAAGATCCATGGACAGATATCACATCTAAGTATCCTGTAGGTTCTAAGCATAAAGGTATCGTTCGTAACTTCACTAACTTTGGTGTATTCGTAGAGTTAGAAGAAGGTATCGACGGTCTTATCTATATCTCAGATCTTTCCTGGACTAAGAAGATCAAGCACCCATCAGAATTTACTAACGTAGGTGATGAGCTTGAAGTTGTAGTTCTTGAACTAGATGTTGAAGGTAGAAAACTTTCTCTTGGACACAAGCAGATTGAGGATAACCCTTGGGATAAATATGAAAAAGACTTTGGAGTTGGAACCAAGCACACTGCCGAGATCACTGAGATCGTAGACAAAGGTGCAACTATCGACTTTAACGAGGATATCACTGCATTTGTACCGCAAAGACATCTTGAAAAAGAAGACGGAAGCAAATTGAAGAAAGGTGAAGAAGCAGAATTCCAGATCATTGAATTCAACAAAGAATTCAAGAGAGTGGTAGCTTCTCACATGGTAATTCACAAAGAAGAAGAGCAAAAAATTGTTAAGCAGGCTGCTAAGAAATCAGCTGCTCAAAACAAGGATAACACTACCACAATTGGTGATGTTAATGCTGATCTTCAAGCGTTGAAAGACAAAATGGAAGGTAAAGGATAA
- a CDS encoding alpha/beta hydrolase produces MKKIILATLFIGLSFSAIAEEKKIITSDGVELYVKVEGKGIPCLYLHGGPGSGSYWFEKFFGDFMEEHFTMIYLDQRGVGRSGSPENKDFSIERMTRDFEEVRNALGYKDWLTLGHSFGGLLQMEYAENYPRAQKGMMMINTTLHLNESFCDSWAPKAFEFLGKDYGGCENDSIPLLQRMGALGNELREKDLFWKMAYSKKENQAIMDSTWSEVENWNYDFGNAAWDYEEYWRDYKPMAKDIKIPVLFFYGSKDFMVGPLHYKNIEFPEMLSWESEVGHIPFQENTEDLKRAILTYMNKYHFQA; encoded by the coding sequence ATGAAAAAAATCATACTTGCAACATTGTTTATCGGTTTAAGTTTTTCAGCAATTGCCGAAGAGAAAAAGATCATCACTTCAGATGGAGTGGAACTTTATGTAAAAGTTGAAGGAAAGGGTATCCCTTGCCTTTACTTACATGGCGGTCCTGGTTCAGGAAGTTACTGGTTCGAGAAATTTTTCGGGGATTTTATGGAGGAACATTTTACAATGATCTACCTAGACCAGCGTGGTGTAGGACGGTCTGGAAGTCCTGAAAACAAAGATTTTAGTATAGAAAGGATGACCAGGGATTTCGAGGAAGTTAGAAATGCGCTGGGTTATAAAGACTGGTTAACGCTTGGGCATTCATTTGGCGGCCTGCTTCAAATGGAATATGCTGAAAATTATCCGAGGGCTCAAAAAGGAATGATGATGATAAATACCACATTACATTTAAATGAAAGTTTTTGTGATAGCTGGGCTCCTAAAGCTTTTGAATTTTTAGGCAAGGATTACGGGGGTTGTGAAAATGATTCAATTCCATTGTTACAAAGAATGGGAGCTCTGGGAAATGAGCTAAGAGAAAAGGATCTGTTCTGGAAAATGGCCTATTCAAAAAAAGAAAATCAGGCGATAATGGATTCAACTTGGAGCGAAGTTGAAAACTGGAACTATGATTTTGGAAATGCGGCCTGGGATTATGAAGAATATTGGAGGGATTATAAACCTATGGCTAAGGATATTAAAATTCCTGTATTATTCTTTTATGGGAGCAAAGATTTTATGGTAGGGCCTTTACATTATAAAAATATTGAGTTTCCCGAAATGTTATCCTGGGAAAGCGAGGTAGGACATATCCCTTTTCAGGAAAACACTGAAGACCTTAAAAGAGCAATTCTAACCTACATGAACAAATACCACTTTCAGGCTTAA